The bacterium genome includes the window CCCTGCCTACCTCCGAGGACTGGGAGTTGTACCTGAGGCTCGCCGAGCGGTTCGAGGTCGAGTACACCCCGGAGCTGCTCTTACGGATCCGGACGCACCGGGGGGCCCGCCTGGGGGACCGGATCGATGAGGCCCGCAGAGTGGAGGAGCTGGTGCTCAGCCGCTACGGCCCGCGCATGAACGCCAGGTTGCGGAGCCTCTACCTCCGGAAAATCGGAGGGAAGCTCTGTCGCACCGGAGCCGTCCGCGAGGGGCGCGCGCGCATTCGCGAGGCGATCGGCGCGGATCCGCTCAATCCCCTCGCGTATGCGCAGTACGGCCTCTCGTTCCTGGGGAGCAGCGCGTACGGGCGCGCGCACGACGTCTACCGGCGCCACCGGCCGGGATAGGACGTTGCGGGTCCTCTATCACATTCCATACCCCGATGGCCTCGGCGCGGACCGCTGGATCTGCGAGGGGTGGCGGGCCGGTTTTCGCGCGCTGGGCCATGAGTTCCATCTGCTGACCGCGGTGGACCGGTTGTCCGAGCGGGCGAGGACGACGAGACCCGATCTGTTCTTCACGGCCATCAACCTCATCGATCTCGAGCGCGAGCAATCCACGCTCAGGGCGATGCGCGAACAGGGCACCAAAGTGCTGCTGTGGGTGCATTGGCCCCTCGAAGCACGCGTCGACCCCCGGCGGGGCGAAGCGCTCAGGCGCGATGACATCGCGGATGTGTATTTTGGGGAACGAGAACCCGAACAGATGGAACCGTTTCAGCAGGAGACCGGAAAGCGGTACCATGTCATTCCCAACGCCGCCAACCCGGCGCTCCATTTCCCCGTCGCCCCGGTGACACGCTACCGGTATGATATCGTGTATCTGGGCGCGAATCTTCGGAAGAAGCGATGGTTTGCGGAGCAGATCCTCCGCCCGCTGAGGCGGAAGTACCGGGTGGGGGTATTCGGACCTGGGTGGAGCCTGCGCGACCAGGCACTGCGCGCGGGAAGCCGGTTCTGCCGTCTGGCCGGGGCGTTCCAGGTCGCCAAGACGATCGATCAGGCCCGAATCTCCGTTCCACCGGAGGCCGAGCGGGTGCTCTACTCCTCCGCGGCGGTCGCGCTGAACTTCCATGAACGGGAGGATGACGGGTCGCAGCCCCATTACATTGTCAATCAACGGACGTTCAAGATCCCCGCGTGCGGCGGGTTCCAGATCTGCGATGACGTGCCGGCGATCAGAAAGTATTTTGGAGAAGACGAGATCGTGATGGCCCCGTTGGATCCGCGGGTGTGGATGGCCAGGATCGAGTACTTTCTCCGGCATGAGGAGGAACGGGAGGCGATTCGCGCCAAGGGGGCGCAACGGGCGCTCCATGAACACCTCTCGACTCATCGGGTCAGGTCCGTGCTGACCCTCTTGGGAGCGGCGTGAGCGACGCGCGGCCCCGGGTCTCTGTGATCGTGCCCGTGCGGAACGAGGAGCGGTACGTCGGGGGATGCCTCTCCCGCCTTCTCGGCCAGGACTATCCAGGAGAGCTGCTGGAGATCCTCGTTGTAGATTGCCTCAGCGAAGATCGCACGCGGGCGATCGTTGAGGAACTGATGCGCGGTCACGCCCCGATGCCGCCCGTCCTTCGCATGATCGACGACCCGGGGCGGGAACGGACCACGGCGCTCAACGCGGGGATCAGGGCCGCCGCCGGCGAGATCATCATGCGGGTGGACGCCCGATCGATGGTCCCGCTCGATTACGTCCGGAAGTGCGTGGAGACACTGGCCGCGACCGGAGCGGACAACGTGGGGGGCATGCAACAGCCGATCGCGGTGTCCCCGATGCAGGAGGCGGTCGGCCTCGCCATGTCCCACCCGTTTGGCGTCGGAGACGCGCAGTTCCGCGTGGGCAAGAAGAGCGGCTTCGTCGATACCGTGTACCTCGGCGCGTTCCGCCGGGAGGTGTTCAGCAGGGTCGGCCTCTTTGACGACGTCGTGCCCGTGCTGGCCGAAGACTCCGACATCAACCAGCGGATCCGCAACCATGGGGGGACCGTCTATCTCAACGCGGAGATCCGCGCTTGCTACTATCCTCGCGAGACACTGCGGGACCTCGTGGCCCTCTATTTTCGCTACGGCGTCGCGCGGGCGGGAAACCTGGTGAAGCATAGGAAACTGAGCGCGTGGAGGCAGGCGGTCCCGCCCCTGTTCGTGCTTTCGCTGGCGACGCTGGGGCTCCTCGCGGTGACGCACGAGGGCTCGCGCGTGGGGTTCGCCATCGTGCTGGGGGTCTATGTCATCTCCGACGTCGGGGTATCCGCCTTCCTCTGCGCCCGACGCGGGAAGTGGCATCTCTGGCCGCGCCTGTTCGCGGTCTTCCCGTGCATGCACTTTGCCTGGGCATTTGGGCTGTTCAACGGACTGCTCGCCGGGTTTGATCGGAAGGTCCTTCGCCGCGCGCCCCCATCATGATCGGCTTCTGCGGCCGCCGGCCCGGTTCAGGAGGTTAAATCGGTTGCGGCATCCAATTTACCATGCTATATGGCCTGCTGGAGCGCACCGTGAGCTTCGCGCAGGAGTACCTCACTGAGGTGGGCCGTATCCTCCAGCAGTTCGATCCCGATCTTATCGAGCAGGCCGCGACCCTGCTGGCTGACACCCGCGCGCGAGGCGGGCGTTTGTTTGTTCTCGGCGTCGGCGGCGGTGCCGCCAATGCCTCGCACGCCGTCAACGATTTCCGAAAGATCGTCGGGCTCGAGGCATACGCCCCGACCGACAATGTGGCTGAATTGACCGCGCGGGTCAATGACGACGGATGGGAGAGCGCGTTTGAGGGGTGGCTTCGCGTGAGCCGGATCACGGCCGGCGACCTCATCCTGGTCTTCTCCGTCGGCGGGGGGGACGTCGAGAAGAACGTGAGCCCGAACCTTGTCCAGGCGCTTCAATATGGGAAGCAGCAGGGATCTCGCATCCTGGGCGTGGTGGGCCGCCGTGACGGATTCACCGCCAAGGTCGCGGATGTGTGCATCATAGTGCCCCAGGTCAACCCGGCCCACGTGACGCCCCATACGGAGGCCTTCCAATCGGTCATCTTGCACCTCCTGGTGTCTCATCCGAAGCTCAAACACACGCAGACCAAGTGGGAATCGCTCAGGTGAGCGGGGCGCGCCGTGCCGTCTTTCTTGACCGAGACGGCGTCCTCAACGAGGCGGTGGTGCGAGACGGGAAGCCGTACTCTCCGGCGGGTCTGGATGAGGTGGTGATCCCTGCGGACGTTCCGGAAGCGCTGCGTGCCCTCCGCGGCGCGGGGTTTGCGTTGATTGTGGCCACCAATCAACCCGATGTCGCCAGGGGGATCCAACCGCGCGCGGTAGTGGAAGAGATCAACGCGGCGCTCCGTGCCCGACTTCCCCTCGACGACATTTTCGTATGCTACCATGACGACTCCGACGGTTGCGCCTGCCGGAAACCACATCCGGGGCTACTGTTCCGGGCGGCGGCCGAATACGGGATCGATCTCGCGAGGAGTTTCATGATCGGAGATCGGTGGCGAGACGTCGAAGCCGGCCGCCGGGCTGGATGCCTCACCGTCCGTCTGGAGGGGCATTACCAGGAGGACGGGCCTGAGAGTCATCCAGACTACATTGCCCCGTCGCTCTCTGCCGCAGCGTCCTGGATCATCCGGCACCCGGTGTCCGCAGGGGGGACCCCATGAAACCGGTCGCCGAGTTACGGGTCAAGATCTATGCGGATGGGGCCGACATCGACGGGATGCGCGCGCTGTCGCGGAAGCCGTGGATC containing:
- a CDS encoding glycosyltransferase family 2 protein, which produces MSDARPRVSVIVPVRNEERYVGGCLSRLLGQDYPGELLEILVVDCLSEDRTRAIVEELMRGHAPMPPVLRMIDDPGRERTTALNAGIRAAAGEIIMRVDARSMVPLDYVRKCVETLAATGADNVGGMQQPIAVSPMQEAVGLAMSHPFGVGDAQFRVGKKSGFVDTVYLGAFRREVFSRVGLFDDVVPVLAEDSDINQRIRNHGGTVYLNAEIRACYYPRETLRDLVALYFRYGVARAGNLVKHRKLSAWRQAVPPLFVLSLATLGLLAVTHEGSRVGFAIVLGVYVISDVGVSAFLCARRGKWHLWPRLFAVFPCMHFAWAFGLFNGLLAGFDRKVLRRAPPS
- a CDS encoding HAD family hydrolase; translation: MSGARRAVFLDRDGVLNEAVVRDGKPYSPAGLDEVVIPADVPEALRALRGAGFALIVATNQPDVARGIQPRAVVEEINAALRARLPLDDIFVCYHDDSDGCACRKPHPGLLFRAAAEYGIDLARSFMIGDRWRDVEAGRRAGCLTVRLEGHYQEDGPESHPDYIAPSLSAAASWIIRHPVSAGGTP
- a CDS encoding glycosyltransferase, which translates into the protein MRVLYHIPYPDGLGADRWICEGWRAGFRALGHEFHLLTAVDRLSERARTTRPDLFFTAINLIDLEREQSTLRAMREQGTKVLLWVHWPLEARVDPRRGEALRRDDIADVYFGEREPEQMEPFQQETGKRYHVIPNAANPALHFPVAPVTRYRYDIVYLGANLRKKRWFAEQILRPLRRKYRVGVFGPGWSLRDQALRAGSRFCRLAGAFQVAKTIDQARISVPPEAERVLYSSAAVALNFHEREDDGSQPHYIVNQRTFKIPACGGFQICDDVPAIRKYFGEDEIVMAPLDPRVWMARIEYFLRHEEEREAIRAKGAQRALHEHLSTHRVRSVLTLLGAA
- a CDS encoding SIS domain-containing protein, coding for MSFAQEYLTEVGRILQQFDPDLIEQAATLLADTRARGGRLFVLGVGGGAANASHAVNDFRKIVGLEAYAPTDNVAELTARVNDDGWESAFEGWLRVSRITAGDLILVFSVGGGDVEKNVSPNLVQALQYGKQQGSRILGVVGRRDGFTAKVADVCIIVPQVNPAHVTPHTEAFQSVILHLLVSHPKLKHTQTKWESLR